The Populus alba chromosome 6, ASM523922v2, whole genome shotgun sequence genome contains a region encoding:
- the LOC118043791 gene encoding glycerophosphodiester phosphodiesterase GDPDL6 produces MIKYLLLLSLVIHATLANSESASKKWLTLNGQRPSVIARGGFSGLFPESSDFANQMALGTSVHDVVVLCNLQLTKDGVGICQGDIRLDNTTNIAMLFEKGSKTYKVNGQDLTGWFALDFTADQLLANVSLVQNIFSRPSAFDGMLPMSTVDDVRNSNPPAFWLNVQYDAFYTENKLSVTNYIQKATRLQGVNYISSPEIGFLKRMSGLVNKAKTKLIFVFLDKKTTEPTSNQTYGSILGNLATIKKFASGIVVPKDYIWPVNTANYLDAPTSLVNDAHKLDLEVYASGFANDFTTSYNYSYDPSAEYLQFIDNSQFSVDGLITDFPPTASEAVACFAQYPDIKPTKGQALIITHNGASGVHAGSTDLAYQQGLEDGADIIDCSVQMSKDGVAFCLDSVDVTRDTTAAATFMSLSTTIPEIQQSSGIFSFDLSWSDIQTLQPQLTSPFENKGGLPRNPANKNKGKFLTLAEFLELAKVKAVTGILINIENAAYLASQKGLDIVSAVNTALSNATFDKQSTQKVLIQSDDTSVLSKFQNVPAYSRVLYLKDEISDAPKTPVGEIKKYADAVTLPRFSIVPTIDGFTTATTKVVNEMHAANISVYVTVLRNEFVTLAFDYFADPTIEIATYTSGIGVDGIITEYPATASRYLRNPCSSDSMPESSYSIIPAEAGSLLKTVPEETQPPASSPTPALDVADIVDPPLPAVTKPASPPPTTSPRSSALANIANVGLSLVAIVVFSSLSLM; encoded by the exons ATGATCAAGTATCTGCTTTTACTTTCCTTGGTTATCCATGCAACATTGGCGAATTCAGAATCTGCTTCCAAGAAATGGCTAACACTAAATG GCCAGCGACCTTCTGTTATAGCCCGCGGAGGGTTCTCGGGGCTTTTCCCTGAATCCAGTGACTTTGCAAATCAAATGGCGCTGGGGACAAGCGTCCATGATGTGGTTGTGCTCTGCAATTTACAGCTAACAAAAGATGGGGTTGGGATTTGCCAGGGAGACATCAGGCTTGACAACACAACAAATATAGCAATGCTATTTGAAAAGGGATCAAAAACCTACAAGGTAAATGGGCAGGATCTTACTGGGTGGTTCGCATTAGATTTTACAGCTGATCAGCTCCTTGCCAATGTATCTT TGGTGCAAAATATATTCTCTCGGCCGAGTGCATTCGACGGGATGCTGCCCATGTCTACCGTTGATGACGTCAGAAATTCCAATCCCCCAGCATTTTGGCTGAATGTTCAG TACGATGCGTTCTATACGGAAAACAAACTGAGTGTCACAAATTACATTCAAAAGGCAACGAGACTGCAGGGTGTAAATTACATTTCTTCTCCTGAGATTGGTTTCTTAAAGAGAATGAGTGGATTGGTGAACAAGGCTAAGACCAAGCTCATCTTTGTGTTCCTGGACAAAAAGACAACTGAACCCACAAGCAATCAAACTTATGGTTCAATATTGGGAAATCTTGCCACGATCAAGAAATTCGCTTCCGGGATTGTTGTCCCAAAAGATTACATATGGCCTGTTAATACGGCTAATTATCTCGATGCTCCCACTAGTCTAGTAAATGATGCTCATAAACTGGATCTTGAAGTATATGCTTCTGGCTTCGCGAACGACTTCACTACAagttataattatagttatgaTCCATCAGCCGAGTATCTGCAATTCATCGATAATTCTCAGTTTTCTGTTGATGGGTTGATTACAGATTTTCCTCCTACAGCATCAGAAGCTGTTG CATGTTTTGCTCAGTACCCTGATATCAAACCTACAAAAG GACAAGCTTTGATCATAACTCACAATGGAGCAAGTGGAGTTCATGCTGGGAGCACCGATCTTGCTTATCAGCAAGGATTAGAAGATGGAGCTGACATAATAGATTGCTCTGTTCAAATGTCAAAGGATGGAGTGGCCTTCTGCTTGGACTCGGTGGATGTTACCAGAGATACAACTGCTGCAGCTACCTTCATGTCTCTTTCTACCACTATCCCTGAAATTCAACAGTCTTCTGGAATTTTTTCGTTTGACCTTTCATGGAGCGATATTCAAACCTTGCAAC CTCAATTGACAAGTCCCTTTGAGAATAAGGGTGGCTTGCCAAGAAACCCTGCAAACAAGAACAAGGGTAAATTTTTAACTCTTGCTGAATTTCTAGAATTGGCTAAAGTAAAGGCGGTTACCGGGATTTTAATCAACATAGAG AATGCCGCTTACCTAGCATCACAGAAGGGTCTTGACATAGTATCTGCTGTTAACACTGCCTTGAGCAATGCCACATTTGACAAGCAATCCACTCAAAAAGTCCTGATCCAATCAGACGACACTTCAGTATTGTCCAAGTTTCAGAATGTCCCAGCATACAGTAGAGTACTATATCTTAAAGATGAAATCAGTGATGCACCCAAGACACCAGTGGgcgagataaaaaaatatgcagatGCAGTAACTCTGCCAAGATTCTCCATCGTGCCCACCATTGATGGCTTCACTACAGCAACAACCAAAGTCGTAAATGAAATGCATGCTGCGAATATCTCAGTATATGTCACAGTTCTAAGGAATGAATTTGTTACCCTTGCATTTGATTACTTTGCGGATCCTACAATAGAGATTGCAACTTACACTTCTGGGATTGGCGTTGATGGAATCATAACCGAGTACCCAGCAACTGCAAGCAGATATTTAA GAAATCCATGTTCTTCTGATTCCATGCCCGAGAGCTCATACAGCATCATTCCAGCTGAAGCTGGTAGTCTGCTGAAGACAGTTCCAGAAGAAACACAGCCCCCAGCAAGTTCCCCAACACCAGCCTTGGATGTTGCAGATATTGTCGACCCACCACTCCCTGCAGTGACCAAACCTGCCTCCCCACCTCCTACAACTTCTCCTCGTTCAAGTGCCCTAGCAAACATTGCTAACGTGGGCCTTTCTTTAGTAGCAATCGTGGTGTTTAGTTCGCTGTCTTTGATGTGA
- the LOC118043790 gene encoding VAMP-like protein YKT61 gives MKITALLVLKCNPEGSDPVILANAMDVSHFGYFQRSSVKEFIFFVGRTVAKRTPPGQRQSVQHEEYKVHTYNRNGLCALGFMDDHYPVRSAFSLLNQVIDEYQKNFGESWRAAQADSTQPWPYLNEALTKFQDPAEADKLLKIQRELDETKIILHKTIDSVLARGEKLDSLVEKSSDLSAASQMFYKQAKKTNQCCTIL, from the exons atgaAGATCACGGCGCTATTGGTATTGAAGTGCAACCCGGAGGGATCGGATCCGGTTATTTTAGCAAACGCGATGGATGTGAGTCATTTCGGGTATTTCCAACGTTCTAGCGTTAAGGAATTCATATTTTTCGTCGGTCGAACCGTAGCTAAACGGACCCCACCCGGCCAACGCCAATCAGTTCAGCACGAAG AGTACAAAGTGCATACTTATAACCGAAATGGACTATGCGCGTTGGGATTTATGGATGATCATTATCCGGTTCGCAGTGCATTTTCCCTTCTCAATCAG GTGATTGATGAGTATCAAAAGAATTTCGGTGAATCTTGGAGGGCTGCACAAGCGGATAGCACTCAACCTTGGCCGTATTTGAATGAAGCTTTGACCAAGTTCCAA gaTCCTGCGGAGGCGGACAAATTGTTAAAAATCCAGAGGGAGTTGGATGAGACAAAAATTATCCTT CATAAGACCATTGATAGTGTACTTGCACGAGGTGAGAAACTTGACAGTTTAGTTGAGAAGAGTTCTGATCTGAGTGCTGCATCACAG ATGTTCTACAAGCAGGCAAAGAAAACCAATCAATGTTGTACCATACTGTAG
- the LOC118043789 gene encoding uncharacterized protein, which yields MSRRSGTCLRCCLVFFAVISALGVCGPALYWRFKKTIGFPDSKTSSCPPCICDCPPPLSLLKIAPGLANLSVTDCGSNDPDLKTEMEKQFVDLLTEELKLQEAVAQEHAHHMNITLGEAKRVASQYQREAEKCNAATETCEEARERSEAFLIRERKVTSLWEQRARQLGYEGE from the exons ATGTCAAGGAGATCAGGGACTTGCTTGAGGTGTTGTTTGGTCTTTTTTGCAGTTATTTCAGCTTTAGGTGTTTGTGGTCCTGCTTTATATTGGAGATTCAAGAAGACTATTGGATTTCCTGATTCTAAAACCTCTTCTTGTCCTCCTTGCATCTGTGACTGCCCCCCTCCTCTGTCTCTTCTCAAGATTGCTCCTG GGTTGGCCAACCTTTCAGTCACAG ATTGTGGAAGTAATGACCCCGATCTCAAAACGGAGATGGAGAAGCAATTTGTGGACCTTCTAACAGAGGAGTTGAAATTGCAAGAGGCTGTTGCTCAAGAGCATGCTCATCACATGAACATCACTCTTGGTGAAGCAAAAAGGGTGGCATCCCAATACCAGAGGGAGGCGGAAAAATGCAATGCTGCCACTGAAACATGCGAGGAGGCAAGAGAGCGGTCTGAAGCATTTCTGATCAGAGAGAGGAAAGTTACTTCCTTATGGGAGCAACGGGCCCGCCAACTGGGCTATGAAGGAGAGTAA
- the LOC118043788 gene encoding calmodulin-binding protein 60 F, translating into MESSRGRRVEKRGYEQSVDDEADNLPESKKAKLPALASVIVEALKVDSLQRLCSSLEPLFRRIVSEEVERALTRLGPAKLAGRSSPPKLPGPEGNNLQLHFRTRMPPHLFTGGKVEGEQGAAIHVVLLDASTGTVVQTGPESAAKLNVVVLEGDFNEEADEDWAMEHFESHEVKEREGKRPLLTGDLQVTLKEGVGTLGEITFTDNSSWIRSRKFRLGVKVAPGYCEGFRVREAKTEAFAVKDHRGELYKKHYPPALHDEVWRLDRIAKDGALHKKLVKAYITTVEDFLRVLIRDPQKLRHILGSGMSNKMWENTVEHAKTCVLGGKLYVYYADGNHSTGVVFNNIYELRGLISDGQFLSLESLNHNQKVSVDSLVKQAYENWHQVVEYDGKVLNSLASNNRGKGASTAPLVENSYERNHYITSAQNKQLFDPSEPNPQHQAVNNHPSVPQLIEFPFVRSDQNAVMTLNNINNPQAALSGSVDYMSVGTPSVGGVYFPGDWSRTRNENGLEDFFAEEIRLRSTEMLESDDMQRLLKTFGVGGVGMGPGFGHSDEACYSYSIQAYEPRMNQAYAQERGKGSGKAVVGWLKLKAALRWGIFVRKKAAERRAQLVELD; encoded by the exons ATGGAAAGTTCAAGAGGCAGGAGGGTGGAGAAAAGAGGTTATGAGCAGAGTGTTGATGATGAAGCTGACAACCTGCCAGAATCAAAAAAGGCAAAATTGCCTGCTTTAGCAAG TGTAATTGTGGAAGCTTTGAAGGTGGATAGTTTGCAAAGACTTTGCTCATCTTTGGAGCCTTTGTTTCGCAGAATT GTCAGTGAAGAAGTGGAACGTGCTTTGACAAGGTTAGGCCCTGCTAAATTGGCTGGAAG GTCATCACCACCAAAGCTTCCAGGCCCAGAAGGAAACAATCTACAACTTCATTTCAGAACAAGAATGCCTCCTCACCTGTTCACAGGAGGGAAAGTTGAGGGGGAGCAAGGGGCAGCTATCCATGTTGTCCTGTTAGATGCAAGCACTGGAACTGTTGTGCAAACTGGACCAGAATCAGCTGCTAAACTGAATGTTGTGGTTCTTGAAGGTGACTTCAATGAGGAAGCTGATGAAGATTGGGCAATGGAGCATTTTGAAAGCCATGAAGTAAAGGAGCGTGAAGGTAAAAGACCACTGCTGACTGGGGATCTACAGGTCACTCTCAAGGAAGGGGTAGGAACTCTCGGAGAAATTACTTTTACTGACAATTCTAGCTGGATAAGGAGCAGAAAGTTCAGGCTTGGTGTGAAGGTTGCTCCTGGATATTGTGAGGGGTTTCGTGTTCGTGAGGCTAAGACAGAGGCATTTGCTGTTAAAGATCACCGAGGAGAAT TGTACAAGAAACACTACCCACCAGCTTTACATGATGAAGTTTGGAGATTGGACAGAATAGCGAAGGACGGAGCATTGCACAAAAAGTTGGTAAAGGCTTATATTACAACAGTTGAAGATTTTCTCCGTGTTCTCATTAGAGATCCACAGAAATTAAGACAT ATCCTTGGAAGTGGAATGTCAAATAAGATGTGGGAGAATACAGTTGAGCATGCAAAGACTTGTGTCTTAGGAGGAAAGCTTTATGTTTATTATGCTGATGGTAATCATAGCACCGGTGTtgttttcaataatatatatgagCTCAGGGGCCTTATTTCAGATGGGCAGTTCCTCTCATTGGAATCGCTTAACCACAATCAAAAG GTTTCAGTGGATTCCCTGGTGAAACAAGCATATGAGAATTGGCATCAAGTTGTAGAATATGATGGCAAAGTCCTGAACTCCCTAGCTAGCAATAACAGAGGCAAAGGAGCCTCCACTGCGCCTCTTGTTGAAAACAGCTACGAGAGAAATCACTACATAACATCTGCTCAAAACAAGCAGCTGTTTGATCCTTCTGAACCAAATCCACAACACCAAGCTGTAAATAACCACCCATCAGTCCCTCAATTGATTGAATTTCCATTTGTTAGGTCTGATCAGAATGCAGTAATGACcctaaataacataaataatccACAAGCAGCATTATCTGGCAGCGTGGATTATATGTCAGTTGGAACTCCTTCTGTTGGGGGTGTTTACTTTCCAGGAGATTGGTCTCGGACAAGGAATGAGAATGGATTGGAAGACTTTTTTGCAGAAGAAATACGGCTAAGGAGTACAGAGATGTTGGAGAGTGATGACATGCAGAGATTGCTAAAAACATTTGGTGTGGGTGGAGTTGGGATGGGACCTGGTTTTGGCCATTCTGACGAGGCTTGTTACTCTTACAGCATTCAAGCATATGAGCCTCGGATGAATCAAGCATATGCGCAGGAGCGTGGAAAGGGCTCA